In Tachysurus fulvidraco isolate hzauxx_2018 chromosome 1, HZAU_PFXX_2.0, whole genome shotgun sequence, a single window of DNA contains:
- the LOC113647151 gene encoding leptin receptor gene-related protein has translation MAGIKALVSLSFSGALGLTFLLLGCALEQYGVYWPLFVLMFYVISPLPYFIANRCGDDTDSSSNTCRELSHFLTTGIVISAYGLPVVLARTEVIRWGACGLVMAGNSVIFLTILGFFLVFGGSDDFSWEQW, from the exons ATGGCGGGGATTAAAG CTCTGGTCAGTTTGTCCTTCAGTGGTGCCCTCGGACTGACCTTTTTGCTTTTGGGCTGTGCTTTGGAGCAGTATGG CGTCTACTGGCCTCTGTTCGTGCTGATGTTCTACGTGATCTCGCCGTTGCCGTACTTCATTGCCAACAGGTGCGGCGATGATACTGATTCCTCAAGCAATACGTGCAGGGAGCTCTCACATTTCCTGACCACGGGGATCGTGATCTCGGCGTACGGGCTACCTGTCGTGCTGGCTCGAACAGAAGTG ATCAGATGGGGAGCCTGTGGCCTGGTGATGGCAGGAAACAGTGTCATCTTCCTCACCATCCTTGGTTTCTTCCTGGTGTTTGGTGGCAGCGATGACTTTAGTTGGGAGCAATGGTAA